In a single window of the Serratia quinivorans genome:
- the rlmF gene encoding Ribosomal RNA large subunit methyltransferase F produces the protein MEKKKSFPQQKSGLHPRNRHRSRYDFPALIASCPALEPFVKPNAWGDISVDFADPAAVKMLNRALLQHFYGIEHWDIPADYLCPPIPGRADYLHHLADLLATSNDGEIPRGKGVAILDVGIGANCIYPIVGLREYGWRFTGSEIDPVSLNSAKMIVEMNPTLRNSVRLRLQKQPEFIFNGIIGVAEKFDATLCNPPFHGSEQEAQASTRRKLHKLGKGEVADKPVQNFGGKNNELWCEGGEEAFVRKMVEESVSKAQNCLWFTSLISKHTTLPSIYHAAKLAGVAEVRTIEMAQGQKISRFVAWTFHDAEQQAAWAAERWR, from the coding sequence GTGGAAAAAAAGAAAAGCTTCCCGCAGCAGAAAAGCGGACTGCACCCGCGTAACCGTCATCGCTCACGCTATGACTTTCCGGCGCTGATCGCCAGCTGCCCGGCGTTGGAGCCGTTCGTCAAGCCGAACGCCTGGGGCGATATTTCGGTAGATTTTGCCGATCCGGCGGCGGTTAAAATGCTCAACCGTGCGTTGCTGCAACACTTCTATGGTATCGAGCACTGGGATATTCCCGCCGATTACCTGTGCCCGCCAATCCCGGGGCGCGCCGATTACCTGCACCATCTGGCCGATCTGCTGGCGACCAGCAACGACGGTGAGATCCCGCGTGGCAAAGGCGTGGCGATCCTTGACGTGGGGATTGGTGCCAACTGCATTTATCCGATCGTAGGCCTGCGCGAATACGGCTGGCGTTTTACCGGTTCAGAGATTGACCCGGTGTCGCTCAATTCGGCCAAAATGATCGTCGAAATGAACCCGACGTTAAGAAACAGCGTGCGCCTGCGCCTGCAAAAACAGCCGGAGTTTATCTTTAACGGCATCATCGGTGTGGCAGAGAAGTTTGACGCTACGCTGTGCAACCCGCCATTCCACGGCTCCGAGCAGGAAGCGCAGGCCAGCACCCGCCGCAAACTGCATAAGTTGGGCAAGGGCGAAGTGGCCGACAAGCCGGTACAGAACTTTGGCGGCAAGAATAACGAACTGTGGTGTGAAGGCGGCGAAGAAGCCTTCGTGCGTAAAATGGTCGAAGAAAGCGTCAGCAAGGCGCAGAACTGCCTGTGGTTCACTTCTTTGATATCCAAACACACCACTTTGCCGTCGATTTATCACGCGGCGAAGTTGGCCGGGGTGGCGGAAGTGCGCACTATCGAGATGGCGCAGGGGCAAAAGATCAGCCGCTTTGTCGCCTGGACCTTCCATGACGCCGAGCAGCAGGCCGCCTGGGCGGCAGAACGCTGGCGCTAA
- a CDS encoding Flavin reductase like domain, which translates to MSSESRYYYEPAAGHGLPHDPLNAIVGPRPIGWISSVSVTGQRNLAPYSFFNCFNYRPPIIGFASSGWKDSVANIVETGEFVWNLATRPLANAMNNSSASLARGEDEFAFAGVTPLPSRLVKAERVAESPVNFECRLSQCIQLQSAAGDKVDTWLVLGEVVAVHIDPALLDEHGIYQTAAAEPILRAGGPSAYYGISEQHRFDMTRPDAQKR; encoded by the coding sequence ATGAGCAGTGAGTCCCGTTATTACTATGAACCCGCCGCCGGCCATGGTTTGCCGCACGATCCGTTGAACGCCATTGTCGGCCCGCGCCCGATAGGCTGGATTTCCTCGGTCAGTGTCACCGGCCAACGCAACCTGGCACCCTACAGTTTTTTTAATTGCTTCAATTATCGTCCGCCGATCATCGGCTTCGCCAGCAGCGGCTGGAAAGACAGCGTGGCGAACATCGTCGAAACCGGGGAATTTGTCTGGAATCTGGCGACGCGTCCACTGGCCAATGCCATGAATAACAGCTCCGCCAGCCTGGCGCGCGGTGAAGATGAATTTGCCTTTGCCGGCGTGACACCGCTGCCCAGCCGCCTGGTGAAGGCCGAACGCGTAGCGGAAAGCCCGGTTAACTTTGAATGCCGCCTGTCGCAGTGCATTCAATTGCAAAGCGCCGCGGGTGACAAGGTGGATACCTGGCTGGTGCTGGGGGAAGTGGTAGCGGTGCATATCGATCCGGCGCTGCTGGACGAACACGGCATCTATCAGACTGCCGCCGCCGAACCAATTCTGCGTGCCGGTGGGCCGAGCGCCTACTATGGCATCTCCGAACAGCACCGTTTCGACATGACCCGCCCGGATGCGCAAAAGCGCTGA
- a CDS encoding oligopeptidase A, whose product MQQALDYFNQLNQDYLEVHRTKEDLFWHNYMGTGGDDVSAGFSAAESAYKRFIAEPRRLAEIRQLLAGLEVLPQDAQRDALQHGLNGWLRFFDCNAIEDAEAQTLLDQIISAEADLYTRRKANPVSHLNAAGQRVNASLGELLTNQATNENEDYRRSSQNALRELEQWLLHNGLPELISLRNRFARQMGFRNYFDYKVNKTERMTPEQLFTILDRFEQQTREANSRSLQQLAAQKGEQALQPWNVRFASAGDVTRQLDPYFPFAQSLERWINSFKRLHIGFRGAQMDLDLLVRQGKYENGFMHGPVPPFIQQGKWLPARINFTSLAQPDQVGSGAHGLNTLFHEGGHAAHFANICQNAPCFSQEFPPTSMAYAETQSMFCDSLLDDADWLKRYAKNAAGEPVPDKLIEASIAARQPMRAFNERHILLVPYFEWALYQWDEQQLTPEAITALAREVEHKILGISGSPRPTLAIPHLLSLESACSYQGYLLALMAVEQTRHFFLQRDGYLTDNPAIGPDLAHHYWLPGNGVSHDETLRSLTGEGFNPDYLAQACNQTVAQAWQDAQQTIAAAAARPQPAADFDLAAHIRVVDGEQVLADNAEGDEKMCRDFAAAINARLA is encoded by the coding sequence ATGCAACAGGCTCTCGATTACTTCAATCAATTGAATCAGGATTATCTTGAGGTTCACCGCACCAAAGAAGATCTGTTCTGGCACAACTATATGGGCACCGGTGGTGACGATGTTTCAGCAGGTTTTTCGGCGGCGGAAAGCGCTTATAAACGCTTTATCGCCGAACCGCGTCGATTGGCGGAAATTCGTCAGTTGCTGGCTGGGCTGGAAGTTCTGCCGCAGGACGCACAGCGCGATGCGCTGCAACATGGGCTGAATGGCTGGCTGCGTTTCTTTGACTGTAACGCCATTGAAGATGCCGAGGCTCAGACGCTGCTGGATCAAATCATCAGTGCCGAGGCGGACTTGTATACCCGGCGCAAGGCCAACCCGGTCAGCCATCTGAATGCCGCCGGGCAGCGGGTGAACGCCTCGCTCGGTGAGTTGCTGACCAACCAGGCCACCAATGAAAACGAAGACTACCGCCGCAGTTCGCAGAATGCGCTGCGTGAGCTGGAACAGTGGCTATTGCACAACGGTTTGCCGGAGCTGATTAGCCTGCGTAACCGCTTTGCGCGCCAGATGGGTTTTCGCAACTATTTCGACTACAAGGTCAACAAAACCGAGCGCATGACGCCGGAGCAGTTGTTCACCATTCTGGATCGTTTTGAGCAGCAAACCCGCGAGGCCAATTCACGCAGTCTGCAGCAGTTGGCGGCGCAAAAGGGCGAGCAGGCGCTGCAACCCTGGAACGTGCGCTTCGCCAGTGCCGGTGACGTGACCCGACAACTGGATCCTTACTTCCCGTTTGCCCAGTCGCTTGAACGTTGGATCAACAGCTTCAAAAGGTTGCACATCGGTTTTCGTGGCGCGCAGATGGATCTCGATCTGTTGGTGCGTCAGGGCAAGTATGAAAACGGCTTTATGCACGGCCCGGTACCGCCGTTTATCCAGCAGGGGAAATGGCTGCCGGCGCGGATTAACTTCACCAGTCTGGCGCAGCCGGATCAGGTGGGCAGTGGCGCTCATGGGCTCAATACGCTGTTCCATGAGGGCGGGCATGCCGCGCACTTTGCCAATATCTGCCAGAACGCACCCTGCTTCTCGCAGGAGTTCCCTCCGACCTCAATGGCCTATGCGGAAACCCAGTCGATGTTCTGTGACAGCCTGCTGGACGACGCCGATTGGCTGAAACGCTATGCGAAAAACGCCGCCGGTGAGCCGGTGCCGGATAAATTGATTGAGGCCAGTATTGCGGCACGCCAGCCGATGCGTGCGTTCAACGAACGTCATATTCTGCTGGTGCCTTACTTTGAGTGGGCGCTGTATCAGTGGGATGAGCAACAGCTGACACCAGAGGCGATTACCGCACTGGCGCGCGAGGTTGAGCACAAAATTCTGGGCATTAGCGGCAGCCCGCGTCCGACGCTGGCGATCCCGCATTTGTTGTCGCTGGAGTCAGCCTGTTCCTATCAGGGGTATCTGCTGGCACTGATGGCGGTCGAACAGACGCGCCATTTCTTCTTGCAGCGTGACGGCTATCTTACCGATAACCCGGCGATTGGCCCGGATCTGGCGCACCACTACTGGCTGCCGGGTAACGGTGTCAGCCATGATGAGACGCTACGCAGCCTGACCGGCGAAGGCTTTAACCCGGACTATCTGGCGCAGGCCTGTAACCAGACGGTGGCGCAGGCGTGGCAGGATGCTCAGCAGACCATCGCTGCTGCCGCTGCCCGGCCGCAACCGGCGGCGGACTTCGACCTGGCGGCGCATATCCGCGTGGTGGATGGCGAGCAGGTGCTGGCGGATAACGCCGAGGGCGATGAAAAGATGTGCCGTGACTTCGCCGCAGCGATTAACGCACGTCTGGCCTGA
- a CDS encoding glycosyl transferase family protein, with protein MACAGAWGVRNSAHTLAKLATPFAEQDVLRIASVSHPEYVGRVASFFRQIGARGLLMHGTEGEAYANPQRCPQIHYMVNGEQQVLLERPVQDEIPELPAAKDAETTARWTERCLAGEVAIPLAIQLQVACCLLAAGEVDTLEQGLERLRSA; from the coding sequence TTGGCCTGCGCTGGCGCATGGGGGGTGCGTAACAGCGCCCATACCCTGGCCAAACTGGCCACCCCGTTTGCCGAGCAGGATGTGCTGCGTATTGCCAGCGTGTCGCACCCGGAATACGTCGGCCGTGTGGCCTCGTTTTTCCGCCAAATCGGCGCTCGTGGGCTACTGATGCACGGTACCGAAGGCGAGGCCTATGCCAACCCGCAGCGATGCCCACAGATCCATTACATGGTTAACGGCGAGCAGCAGGTGCTGCTGGAACGACCAGTGCAGGATGAAATTCCCGAGCTGCCGGCGGCAAAAGATGCCGAGACCACCGCGCGTTGGACTGAACGTTGCCTGGCGGGTGAGGTGGCGATCCCGCTGGCGATCCAACTCCAGGTTGCCTGCTGTCTGCTGGCCGCCGGTGAGGTTGACACCCTGGAACAGGGTTTGGAACGTTTACGCAGCGCGTAA
- a CDS encoding glycosyl transferase family protein gives MDYTKIIKEIGRGKNHARDLDRETAFQLYQKMLADEVGELELGGILIAMRIKGEAEEEMLGFYQAMQQQVIRLQAPSGRPMPVVLPSYNGARKQANLTPLLALLLKRVGLPVVVHGVLDDSTRVTSAETFQALGLPWSQDVAHAQQRLDAGEVVFIPVSTLSAPLERQLGLRWRMGGA, from the coding sequence ATGGATTACACCAAAATCATTAAAGAGATCGGCCGTGGCAAGAACCATGCGCGCGATCTGGATCGGGAAACCGCCTTTCAGCTCTATCAAAAGATGCTGGCCGATGAGGTTGGCGAATTGGAACTGGGCGGCATCCTGATTGCCATGCGGATTAAAGGCGAAGCCGAAGAGGAAATGCTCGGCTTTTATCAGGCGATGCAACAGCAGGTGATCCGCCTGCAGGCTCCGTCTGGGCGACCGATGCCGGTAGTGTTGCCGAGCTATAACGGCGCGCGCAAACAGGCGAACCTGACGCCGCTACTGGCGCTGTTGCTCAAACGCGTCGGTCTGCCGGTGGTGGTACATGGCGTGCTCGATGACAGCACCCGCGTCACCAGCGCCGAAACCTTCCAGGCGTTGGGCCTGCCCTGGTCGCAAGATGTTGCTCATGCGCAGCAGCGCCTGGATGCAGGTGAAGTCGTGTTTATCCCGGTTTCCACCTTGTCTGCCCCTCTGGAGCGTCAACTTGGCCTGCGCTGGCGCATGGGGGGTGCGTAA
- the paiB gene encoding Protease synthase and sporulation protein PAI 2: MYQPASFRDDSLESQIALVRAHPLGMLISHGEQGLVADPLPFLIDADEQGNIVLRAHLSRTNPHWSLLQTVPECLVVFQGREGYVSPGWYETKRQTGKVVPTWNYSVVQLSGVPRVTEDAGWLRQQLDGLTALQEGRQPEPWHIGDAPANYIAAQIRGIVGIEIAVTHREGKWKMSQNRNAEDVEGVIAALRAGDVDQQQLADEVERRRG; encoded by the coding sequence ATGTACCAACCCGCCTCATTTCGCGATGACAGCCTGGAAAGTCAAATTGCTCTGGTACGTGCCCACCCGCTGGGCATGTTAATCAGCCACGGTGAACAGGGACTGGTAGCGGATCCGCTGCCGTTTTTGATTGACGCCGATGAGCAGGGCAATATTGTGTTGCGGGCGCACCTGTCCCGCACCAATCCCCATTGGTCCTTGCTACAGACCGTGCCGGAGTGCCTGGTAGTGTTTCAGGGGCGTGAGGGCTATGTCTCGCCGGGCTGGTATGAAACCAAGCGTCAGACCGGCAAGGTGGTGCCGACCTGGAATTACAGCGTGGTGCAACTGAGCGGTGTGCCGCGGGTAACGGAGGACGCGGGCTGGTTGCGACAACAGCTGGACGGGTTGACGGCGTTGCAGGAAGGCCGCCAGCCTGAACCCTGGCATATCGGCGATGCTCCGGCCAATTATATCGCTGCACAGATCCGGGGCATAGTCGGTATCGAGATCGCCGTGACTCACCGCGAAGGCAAATGGAAGATGAGCCAGAACCGCAACGCCGAAGATGTCGAGGGGGTGATCGCCGCGCTGAGAGCCGGTGATGTTGACCAGCAGCAACTGGCAGATGAGGTTGAGCGGCGGCGTGGATAA
- the stp_1 gene encoding Spectinomycin tetracycline efflux pump, with the protein MEQSLAGDDRRLSGLPVLLLGGFVTVFDLFVVNVAAPVIQQQFAADFAGLGLIIAGYELAFGVLLIAGGRLGDRFGRRRMFSLGMLGFTLTSALCGLATSLSMLIVARFFQGATAALLFPQIYALLRVLYSSQQRRRAFAWLGMTLGLAAIFGQIFGGFIIEADIFGSGWRMIFLINLPVGALAMLAARRIPESRLAQAQRLDGVGLLLAATGLLLLLVPLLEGPSRGWPWWVLPTLALGVAVLWAFIRWERRLAQRAGDAVLDPALLRQGSFTPGVAVVLAIYSTASSFFLCFALLLQAGIGLTPFQAGSLFAPASVAFMLASLLAPTLVQRWGNGVLALGVVIYATGMALLVAQVLWGAALVQPLWLLPGLVVLGFGQALSMTPLLNLVLGLAKEQQAGMAAGVISTVQQVGGALGIAASGAFFVPLLAGGAGAEGYGRAFAGAMVYNLLAMAVALVLLRWIIQQQRKVDL; encoded by the coding sequence ATGGAACAGTCATTAGCGGGGGACGATCGTCGTCTGTCGGGGTTGCCGGTGTTGTTGCTGGGCGGTTTTGTCACGGTGTTCGACCTGTTTGTGGTGAACGTGGCAGCGCCGGTGATCCAGCAACAATTCGCAGCTGATTTTGCCGGCCTGGGTTTGATTATTGCCGGTTATGAGCTGGCATTCGGCGTGTTACTGATTGCCGGTGGGCGGTTGGGCGATCGCTTTGGTCGTCGTCGCATGTTCAGTCTCGGCATGTTGGGCTTTACGTTAACGTCTGCGCTGTGTGGCTTGGCGACCTCTCTAAGCATGTTGATCGTAGCGCGCTTTTTTCAGGGGGCGACGGCGGCGCTGTTGTTCCCGCAGATCTATGCGTTGCTGCGCGTGTTGTACAGCTCGCAGCAGCGGCGACGGGCCTTTGCCTGGCTGGGCATGACGCTGGGGCTGGCGGCGATTTTTGGTCAGATTTTCGGTGGCTTTATTATCGAAGCCGATATCTTCGGCAGCGGTTGGCGAATGATTTTTCTGATCAATCTGCCGGTGGGAGCGCTGGCCATGCTGGCGGCGCGGCGTATTCCCGAATCACGCCTCGCACAGGCGCAGCGGCTGGATGGCGTTGGCCTGCTGTTGGCGGCAACCGGGCTGTTGTTGCTGCTGGTTCCGCTGCTGGAAGGGCCGTCGCGTGGCTGGCCCTGGTGGGTGTTGCCTACGCTGGCGCTGGGCGTAGCGGTGCTGTGGGCCTTTATCCGCTGGGAACGGCGGTTGGCGCAGCGTGCGGGGGACGCGGTGCTGGATCCGGCATTGCTGCGGCAGGGGAGTTTTACCCCGGGCGTGGCAGTGGTGCTGGCGATTTACTCGACCGCCTCTTCGTTTTTTCTGTGTTTTGCCCTGCTGTTGCAGGCGGGCATTGGCCTGACGCCGTTTCAGGCCGGCAGCCTGTTTGCACCCGCCAGCGTGGCTTTTATGCTGGCCTCATTGCTGGCACCGACGCTGGTACAGCGCTGGGGCAACGGCGTGCTGGCGCTTGGCGTGGTGATTTACGCCACCGGGATGGCACTGCTGGTGGCGCAGGTGCTGTGGGGCGCGGCGCTGGTTCAGCCACTGTGGCTGTTGCCGGGGCTGGTTGTTCTGGGTTTTGGTCAGGCACTGAGTATGACACCGCTGCTTAACCTGGTGCTCGGACTGGCAAAAGAACAACAGGCGGGGATGGCGGCCGGGGTGATTTCTACTGTGCAACAGGTGGGTGGGGCGTTGGGGATTGCCGCCAGCGGCGCGTTTTTTGTTCCCTTGTTGGCGGGCGGCGCGGGCGCAGAGGGTTATGGGCGGGCGTTTGCCGGGGCCATGGTTTACAACCTGCTGGCGATGGCCGTTGCCTTGGTGCTGCTGAGGTGGATCATCCAACAACAGCGCAAAGTGGATCTTTAG
- a CDS encoding O-acetylserine/cysteine export protein: MNAEIKRGSLEMVAAMLISGTIGWFVLMSGQSVVNVVFWRCAVGALVLLGICAALGQLRRDSLTRTTLLVAVAGGIALVVNWLLLFAAYSYASISIATAVYNTQPFMLVALGALFLGEKLTARKLLWLVLAFIGMMLVVLAQPKQAGGQNNYLMGILLALGAAFFYALMALAAKRLKGTPPHLIALIQVTVGVVMLLPLVDFHASANAGQWGILLTLGVLHTGFMYVLLYGAIQKLPTNLIGSLSFIYPIAAMLVDRLAFGHRLVALQFAGAAIILLAAAGMNLLGERRVRLTAAPGGKQAPEQ, from the coding sequence ATGAACGCAGAGATAAAACGCGGCTCGCTGGAGATGGTTGCCGCGATGCTGATTTCCGGCACCATTGGTTGGTTTGTGCTGATGTCGGGCCAATCGGTAGTGAATGTGGTGTTCTGGCGCTGTGCGGTGGGGGCGCTGGTATTGCTGGGTATTTGCGCGGCGCTGGGCCAACTGCGGCGTGACAGTTTGACCCGCACCACGCTATTGGTGGCGGTTGCCGGTGGCATTGCGCTGGTGGTCAACTGGCTGCTGCTGTTTGCCGCTTATTCCTATGCGTCGATCTCCATCGCTACCGCGGTGTACAACACCCAGCCGTTTATGCTGGTGGCGCTGGGCGCGCTGTTCCTCGGTGAGAAACTGACTGCCCGTAAACTGTTATGGCTGGTGCTGGCGTTTATCGGCATGATGCTGGTGGTGTTGGCGCAGCCGAAGCAGGCGGGCGGACAGAACAACTACCTGATGGGTATTCTGTTGGCGCTGGGGGCGGCGTTTTTCTATGCCCTGATGGCGCTGGCCGCCAAACGGCTAAAGGGAACGCCGCCACATCTGATTGCGCTGATCCAGGTGACGGTCGGCGTAGTGATGCTGCTGCCGCTGGTGGATTTCCATGCATCGGCCAATGCCGGGCAATGGGGCATACTGCTGACGCTCGGGGTATTGCACACCGGGTTCATGTACGTGTTGCTGTACGGCGCGATCCAAAAGCTGCCGACCAACCTGATCGGCTCGCTGTCGTTTATTTATCCGATTGCCGCCATGCTGGTAGACCGGCTGGCGTTTGGCCATCGCTTGGTGGCGCTGCAGTTTGCCGGTGCGGCCATTATCCTGCTGGCAGCCGCAGGCATGAACCTGCTGGGTGAGCGCCGCGTGCGGCTAACGGCTGCGCCAGGCGGCAAGCAGGCACCTGAACAGTGA
- the lrpC gene encoding HTH-type transcriptional regulator lrpC encodes MDDIDRQILTLLAEDARVSLKTLSARAGLSSPSTSERLRRLEENGVIQGYTLNVNLQALGYAFQSLVRIKPLPGMLKKVEQLIQDIPEVIECDKVTGEDCFIVRLVAHSMEQLDQILDRLAERAQSNTSIVKTTPVKRRLPPLL; translated from the coding sequence ATGGATGATATCGATCGCCAAATACTGACCCTGCTGGCGGAGGACGCACGGGTGTCACTGAAAACGCTCAGCGCCAGAGCCGGGCTGTCTTCACCCAGTACTTCAGAGCGCCTGCGGCGGCTGGAAGAAAATGGTGTGATCCAGGGTTATACCCTGAACGTCAACTTACAGGCATTGGGCTACGCTTTTCAGTCGCTGGTGCGCATCAAACCGCTGCCGGGCATGCTCAAGAAGGTCGAACAGTTGATCCAGGATATCCCGGAGGTGATTGAATGTGACAAGGTGACCGGCGAGGACTGTTTTATCGTGCGGTTGGTGGCGCACTCGATGGAGCAACTCGACCAGATCCTCGATCGACTGGCCGAGCGCGCGCAGAGCAACACTTCCATCGTCAAAACCACGCCGGTGAAGCGCCGCCTGCCCCCGCTGCTTTGA
- a CDS encoding ATP-dependent DNA helicase DinG — translation MQSLPSASFNLIQQVGRLIRSNECHGEIVIYDRRLLTKSYGSRLLASLPVFPIEQREVPEADKAHLAAIKSAAAAEKKDKKRKSPFARRRTR, via the coding sequence GTGCAGAGCCTGCCAAGCGCCTCGTTCAACCTGATCCAACAGGTGGGGCGACTGATCCGCAGTAATGAATGCCACGGCGAGATCGTGATTTACGATCGCCGCCTGCTGACCAAAAGCTACGGTTCGCGTTTGCTGGCGTCACTGCCGGTATTTCCTATCGAACAGCGGGAAGTGCCGGAGGCCGACAAGGCACACCTGGCCGCCATTAAATCTGCCGCTGCGGCGGAGAAAAAAGACAAAAAGCGCAAGAGTCCGTTCGCCCGCCGACGTACGCGTTAA
- a CDS encoding ATP-dependent DNA helicase DinG: protein MVGIRVSDQLEKLLWRKVPHVVITSATLRSLNSFARLQEMSGLSEKAGDRFESLSSPFNHVEQGKIVIPNMRFEPSMANEAEHLEEMARFFRAEQATGKHKGMLILFSSHRAMQTFLSYVTDLRLMLLVQGDQPRYRLVEEHRKRVEKGTASVLIGLQSFAEGLDLKGELLTQVHIHKIAFPPIDSPVILTEG from the coding sequence GTGGTGGGCATTCGCGTTAGCGATCAGCTGGAAAAGCTGCTGTGGCGCAAGGTGCCGCACGTGGTGATCACCTCGGCGACGTTGCGCTCGCTGAACAGCTTTGCGCGGCTGCAGGAAATGAGCGGCCTGAGTGAAAAGGCCGGCGATCGCTTTGAATCCCTGTCTTCACCGTTTAATCATGTGGAACAGGGCAAGATTGTTATTCCGAATATGCGCTTTGAGCCGTCGATGGCCAATGAAGCCGAACATCTGGAAGAGATGGCGCGCTTTTTCCGCGCCGAGCAGGCCACTGGCAAGCACAAAGGGATGCTGATCCTGTTCAGCAGCCACCGGGCGATGCAGACCTTCCTCAGCTATGTGACCGATCTGCGCCTGATGCTGCTGGTACAGGGCGATCAGCCGCGCTACCGGCTGGTGGAAGAACACCGTAAACGGGTCGAAAAGGGCACGGCCAGCGTGTTAATCGGCCTGCAGTCGTTTGCCGAAGGGCTGGATCTAAAAGGTGAACTGCTGACCCAGGTGCATATCCACAAGATTGCCTTCCCGCCCATTGATAGCCCGGTGATCCTGACCGAGGGGTGA
- a CDS encoding ATP-dependent DNA helicase DinG — protein MALSPAVKDQIGQWYKALQQQIPDFISRAPQRQMIAEVAKTLAGDYPRHLAIEAPTGVGKTLSYLIPGIAVGRAESKPLVVSTANVALQDQIYSKDLPLLKKIIPDLKFTGAFGRGRYVCPRNLAALCTDVSEQGDLMLFLGDELAPSSGEEQALCQKLSKALSRHEWDGLRDHYQLSIDDPLWIKLSTDKANCLGRNCHYIRECPFYIARKEIETADVVVANHALVMAALETESVLPNPKELLLVLDEGHHLPEVARDALEIEGEITALSTNLQLDMIVRQVELCMTQYRPKSPPGLANNERLKNHCEELRELIQIFEHQVSAYLPTDTVIAEHRFEMGELPTDMVETCARLFKLTDALRGLAEFIVNDLSEQTGKHDIVRLHRSIIQMSRTLGYLEAMSKLWRLAALDKSSNAPISKWVTRDLRDNVTHLYLHCGGHSR, from the coding sequence ATGGCGCTCTCCCCCGCAGTTAAAGATCAGATTGGCCAGTGGTACAAAGCCCTGCAGCAGCAAATACCGGATTTTATTTCCCGTGCACCGCAACGGCAGATGATCGCCGAAGTGGCAAAAACGCTGGCCGGTGATTACCCGCGCCATCTGGCGATTGAGGCTCCGACCGGCGTAGGTAAAACCTTGTCATACCTGATCCCGGGGATCGCCGTCGGCCGCGCAGAGAGTAAACCTCTGGTGGTCAGCACCGCCAACGTGGCACTGCAGGATCAGATCTACAGCAAGGATTTGCCGCTGCTGAAGAAGATCATACCCGATCTGAAATTTACCGGTGCCTTTGGCCGCGGGCGCTATGTTTGCCCGCGTAACCTGGCGGCGCTCTGCACTGACGTGAGCGAGCAGGGCGACCTGATGCTGTTTCTGGGTGACGAACTTGCGCCTTCGAGCGGCGAAGAGCAGGCGCTGTGCCAGAAGCTGAGCAAGGCGCTTAGCCGCCATGAGTGGGACGGGCTGCGCGACCATTATCAACTGTCGATTGACGATCCGCTGTGGATCAAGCTCAGCACCGATAAAGCCAACTGCCTGGGCCGTAACTGCCATTACATTCGTGAATGCCCGTTTTATATCGCGCGTAAAGAGATTGAAACCGCCGACGTGGTGGTGGCTAACCATGCGTTGGTGATGGCGGCGCTGGAAACCGAGTCGGTACTGCCGAACCCGAAAGAGCTGCTGCTGGTGCTGGACGAAGGGCATCATTTGCCGGAGGTAGCGCGTGACGCGCTGGAGATTGAAGGCGAAATCACCGCCTTGTCGACCAATCTGCAGTTGGACATGATCGTGCGCCAGGTTGAGCTGTGCATGACGCAATACCGGCCGAAAAGCCCGCCGGGGTTGGCAAACAACGAACGTTTGAAGAACCACTGTGAAGAACTGCGCGAACTGATCCAAATCTTCGAGCATCAGGTCAGCGCCTATCTGCCGACCGATACGGTCATCGCCGAACATCGATTTGAAATGGGGGAACTGCCGACGGATATGGTAGAAACCTGCGCACGATTATTCAAGCTTACCGACGCCTTGCGCGGGCTGGCGGAGTTTATCGTCAACGATCTCAGCGAACAGACCGGCAAGCACGACATTGTGCGGCTGCACCGCTCGATCATTCAGATGAGCCGCACCCTGGGCTATCTGGAGGCGATGAGTAAACTGTGGCGGCTGGCCGCGCTGGATAAATCTTCCAACGCACCGATCTCCAAATGGGTCACGCGCGATCTGCGTGATAACGTGACCCACCTGTACCTGCATTGTGGTGGGCATTCGCGTTAG
- a CDS encoding Tautomerase enzyme, producing the protein MPFSRIALHQGKSAQYLKTLSDSLHQALVETFNVPAADKFQAIDQYRPGELIYDRDYLGGPRSADYVLFYITIGRPRDTATKQRFYQRLAALLAENLQLRPQDVMVVITTTQLDEWSFSAGRASMIEGQADVADGLWDNSAIIS; encoded by the coding sequence ATGCCATTCAGCCGCATCGCTTTGCACCAGGGTAAATCAGCGCAATACCTGAAAACCCTGTCTGACAGTCTGCACCAGGCGCTGGTCGAAACCTTCAATGTTCCGGCAGCCGATAAGTTTCAGGCCATCGATCAATACCGCCCCGGCGAATTGATTTACGATCGCGACTATCTTGGCGGCCCGCGTTCAGCGGACTATGTGCTGTTCTACATCACCATAGGCCGTCCGCGTGATACCGCCACCAAGCAGCGTTTTTATCAACGGCTGGCGGCGTTGCTGGCGGAGAATCTCCAGTTGCGTCCGCAGGATGTGATGGTGGTGATCACCACCACTCAATTGGATGAGTGGTCGTTCAGTGCGGGACGCGCCTCAATGATTGAAGGCCAGGCTGACGTGGCCGACGGTCTGTGGGACAATAGCGCCATCATTTCGTAG